A region of Planktomarina temperata RCA23 DNA encodes the following proteins:
- the cobS gene encoding cobaltochelatase subunit CobS: MADTSLDIDTHPTQDISVREVFGIDTDMVVKGFAERTSRVPDIDSTYKFDPDTTLAILAGFAYNRRVMIQGYHGTGKSTHIEQVASRLNWPAVRVNLDSHISRIDLIGKDAIKLKDGKQVTDFQEGILPWALRNPTAIVFDEYDAGRADVMFVIQRVLEVDGKLTLLDQNQVINPHPYFRIFATANTVGLGDTTGLYHGTQQINQGQMDRWSLVSTLNYLSIEAESAIVLAKNPHYNTESGRRTIKQMVTVADLSRTAFKNGDLSTVMSPRTVIAWAQNAEIFRNIGYAFRLSFLNKCDELERQTVAEFYQRCFDEELPESAVSTSMS, encoded by the coding sequence ATGGCTGACACAAGTTTAGATATCGACACACATCCAACTCAAGATATTTCGGTCCGCGAAGTATTTGGAATTGACACAGACATGGTCGTGAAAGGCTTTGCCGAACGCACCTCACGCGTGCCAGATATCGACAGCACCTATAAATTTGACCCAGATACCACTTTGGCCATCCTCGCAGGCTTTGCCTACAACCGCCGCGTCATGATCCAAGGCTATCACGGCACAGGCAAATCGACCCATATTGAACAGGTCGCCAGCCGGTTGAACTGGCCCGCGGTACGGGTCAACCTCGACAGCCATATCAGCCGTATCGACCTCATCGGGAAAGACGCCATCAAGCTTAAAGACGGCAAGCAAGTCACCGATTTTCAAGAGGGCATTTTACCCTGGGCGCTGCGCAATCCCACTGCGATTGTGTTTGATGAATATGACGCCGGGCGCGCGGATGTGATGTTTGTGATCCAACGGGTTTTGGAAGTGGACGGCAAGTTGACCCTGCTCGATCAAAACCAAGTGATCAACCCACACCCCTATTTCCGTATTTTTGCCACAGCCAATACCGTGGGTCTTGGCGATACCACGGGGCTTTATCACGGCACGCAGCAAATCAACCAAGGGCAAATGGACCGGTGGAGCCTGGTGTCTACCTTAAATTATCTCTCCATTGAGGCAGAATCTGCCATCGTTCTTGCCAAGAACCCGCATTACAATACAGAGAGCGGCCGGCGCACCATCAAGCAGATGGTTACCGTCGCCGATCTCTCACGCACCGCCTTCAAAAACGGTGATCTCTCTACGGTGATGTCACCGCGTACGGTCATCGCCTGGGCACAAAACGCTGAGATTTTCCGCAATATTGGCTATGCCTTCCGTTTAAGCTTCCTGAACAAATGCGACGAACTGGAGCGCCAAACAGTCGCCGAATTCTACCAGCGCTGCTTTGACGAAGAATTGCCAGAATCGGCCGTATCGACGAGCATGTCGTAA
- the gatB gene encoding Asp-tRNA(Asn)/Glu-tRNA(Gln) amidotransferase subunit GatB, with the protein MLDQTFETPKPKVIAGAKHDWELVIGLEVHAQVTSKAKLFSGASTQFGAEPNSNVAFVDAGMPGMLPVINEECVAQAVRTGLGLKAQINTFSAFDRKNYFYPDLPQGYQISQLYHPIVGEGEVFVELGDGTARLVRIERIHLEQDAGKSVHDMDPNNSFVDLNRTGVALMEIVSRPDIRGPEEAAAYVTKLRQIMQYLGTCDGNMQNGSLRADVNVSVCRPGDYEKYQATQDFSHLGTRCEIKNMNSMRFMQAAIDFEARRQIAILEDGGEVTQETRLYDADKNETRSMRSKEEAHDYRYFPCPDLLPLEIEQEWINDLAAQLPELPDAKKSRFINEFGLSNYDANVLTAETQNASYFEKVAQGRDGKVAANWVINELFGRMKKDDVTIANCPVTPDQLGGVIDLIASGEISGKIAKDLFEIVYTEGGNPAEIVESRGMKQVTDTGAIEAAVDQIIADNPAQVEKAKQNPKLAGWFVGQVIKATDGKANPQVVNQIVAAKLAL; encoded by the coding sequence ATGCTGGACCAAACTTTCGAGACACCCAAACCCAAGGTGATTGCCGGGGCAAAACATGATTGGGAACTGGTGATCGGCCTTGAGGTCCATGCGCAGGTGACCTCAAAAGCCAAGCTCTTTTCCGGAGCCTCCACCCAATTTGGCGCCGAACCCAACTCAAATGTCGCCTTTGTGGACGCCGGAATGCCCGGCATGTTGCCCGTTATTAATGAGGAATGCGTGGCCCAAGCGGTGCGCACCGGGCTTGGGCTCAAAGCACAGATCAACACATTCTCAGCCTTTGATCGGAAAAACTACTTCTACCCCGACTTGCCACAGGGCTATCAAATCAGCCAGCTGTATCATCCGATTGTCGGAGAGGGCGAAGTCTTCGTCGAATTGGGAGATGGAACAGCGCGTTTGGTGCGCATTGAACGCATTCACCTGGAGCAAGATGCCGGCAAATCGGTGCATGATATGGATCCCAACAACTCCTTTGTGGATCTCAACCGCACCGGCGTTGCGCTGATGGAAATCGTCAGCCGCCCCGACATTCGCGGCCCCGAAGAGGCGGCGGCCTATGTCACCAAGCTGCGCCAAATCATGCAATATCTCGGCACCTGCGATGGCAATATGCAAAACGGCAGCCTGCGGGCCGATGTCAATGTCTCGGTCTGCCGGCCTGGGGATTATGAAAAATACCAAGCGACGCAAGATTTCTCCCACCTTGGCACACGCTGCGAGATTAAGAACATGAACTCGATGCGCTTCATGCAGGCGGCGATTGACTTTGAGGCCCGCCGGCAAATTGCCATATTGGAAGACGGCGGTGAGGTAACGCAAGAAACCCGGCTTTATGATGCGGATAAAAACGAAACCCGCTCCATGCGGTCGAAAGAAGAAGCGCATGATTATCGCTATTTTCCCTGCCCTGACCTTCTGCCTTTGGAGATTGAGCAAGAGTGGATCAATGATCTGGCAGCACAGCTTCCTGAGCTGCCAGATGCTAAAAAATCTCGTTTTATCAATGAATTTGGCCTGTCCAATTATGACGCCAATGTCTTGACGGCTGAAACACAGAACGCCAGTTATTTTGAAAAAGTGGCGCAAGGCCGTGATGGGAAAGTTGCGGCCAATTGGGTCATCAATGAACTGTTCGGCCGGATGAAGAAAGATGATGTCACCATCGCCAATTGCCCGGTCACTCCCGATCAGCTCGGCGGCGTTATTGACTTGATAGCAAGCGGTGAGATTTCTGGCAAAATAGCCAAGGACTTGTTTGAAATCGTCTATACAGAAGGCGGCAATCCGGCGGAAATCGTCGAAAGCCGCGGCATGAAACAGGTCACAGACACCGGCGCGATTGAAGCTGCGGTAGATCAAATCATTGCCGACAATCCCGCCCAAGTGGAAAAAGCCAAGCAAAATCCAAAATTGGCGGGCTGGTTTGTCGGGCAAGTGATCAAGGCCACGGACGGCAAGGCCAATCCGCAGGTGGTCAATCAGATTGTGGCGGCCAAACTGGCGCTGTAA
- a CDS encoding BolA/IbaG family iron-sulfur metabolism protein, which yields MIKLERTADHIEKTLREAFNPQELEVSDVSEAHRGHSGFQEGGESHFEVRITAAHFSGMSRIAQHRAIHAALGRDCIERIHALALTVRGA from the coding sequence ATGATAAAACTCGAAAGAACGGCAGATCATATCGAAAAAACTTTGCGGGAGGCGTTTAATCCGCAGGAGTTGGAGGTTTCTGACGTGTCAGAAGCCCATCGCGGGCACTCCGGGTTTCAAGAGGGCGGGGAAAGTCACTTTGAAGTGCGCATCACCGCAGCTCATTTCTCAGGTATGAGTCGCATTGCCCAGCACCGGGCCATTCATGCAGCGCTGGGGCGGGACTGTATAGAGCGGATCCACGCCTTGGCCTTAACCGTGCGCGGCGCCTAG
- a CDS encoding DnaJ domain-containing protein — translation MKKDDPFGFDMSVSTAKKNNPRGRRGMSGAFETSTRKCEHAGCVESGKYRAPKSPDILDDYFWFCKEHVREYNLKWNFFDGNSEEELQRQMDSDRVWERETKPLRSSEEQRAWARLGVDDPHQVLGANATQNPGKSITGATRKLPSSERRALDILEAKDHWTKAEIRKAYKSLIKVLHPDMNGGDRSQEEQLGEVVWAWDQIKESRSFK, via the coding sequence ATGAAGAAGGATGATCCCTTCGGTTTTGATATGTCCGTATCCACGGCCAAAAAGAATAACCCACGCGGTCGTAGGGGCATGTCAGGCGCTTTCGAGACCTCAACGCGCAAATGCGAACATGCCGGCTGTGTGGAATCTGGAAAGTACCGCGCGCCAAAGTCGCCGGATATTTTGGACGATTATTTTTGGTTCTGTAAAGAACATGTGCGTGAATATAATCTGAAATGGAACTTCTTTGACGGAAACTCCGAAGAGGAGCTGCAAAGACAAATGGACAGTGACCGCGTGTGGGAACGCGAAACCAAACCATTGCGTTCAAGTGAAGAACAACGGGCTTGGGCCCGCCTTGGCGTGGATGACCCGCATCAGGTTTTGGGCGCCAATGCCACGCAAAATCCTGGAAAATCTATCACCGGGGCAACCCGTAAATTGCCGTCCTCTGAACGTCGGGCGCTGGATATTTTGGAAGCCAAAGATCACTGGACCAAGGCCGAAATTCGCAAGGCCTATAAATCCCTGATCAAGGTGCTGCATCCCGATATGAATGGCGGCGACCGCAGCCAGGAAGAACAATTGGGCGAAGTGGTCTGGGCCTGGGATCAGATCAAAGAAAGCCGCAGCTTTAAATAA